A window of Candidatus Stygibacter australis contains these coding sequences:
- the mutM gene encoding bifunctional DNA-formamidopyrimidine glycosylase/DNA-(apurinic or apyrimidinic site) lyase — protein MPELPEVETVVRGLREKLTGREIDSIISYREGTVIDERSEERDYGNIIGIHRKGKYILIDTDSNTTIMIHLRMTGKLVFDQPAEESHHCRAEMKFTDQTNLIFDDVRTFGKINILDKGSEEMKLSFLGIEPFDKGFDVEYLQKKLSGRKAPIKNILLDQSVIAGLGNIYVLEILHRAKISPLRKSSDIKKREIAAIIHETKEVLREAISKNGTTISDFRRVDDKTGEFQKFLRVYGKHYCKCKSEILRVKQAGRTSYYCPVCQK, from the coding sequence AATTACCTGAAGTTGAGACCGTAGTACGGGGATTGAGAGAGAAATTAACTGGTAGAGAGATAGATTCGATCATCAGTTATCGTGAAGGTACAGTAATTGATGAGAGAAGCGAAGAAAGAGATTATGGCAACATCATTGGGATACATCGAAAAGGAAAATATATATTAATAGATACTGACAGTAATACAACAATAATGATCCATCTAAGAATGACAGGAAAGCTGGTTTTTGATCAACCTGCTGAGGAATCACATCATTGTCGGGCAGAAATGAAGTTTACTGATCAAACAAATCTGATTTTTGATGATGTTCGCACCTTTGGTAAGATCAATATCCTGGATAAGGGGAGTGAAGAAATGAAGCTGTCCTTTTTGGGGATTGAACCCTTCGATAAGGGATTTGATGTGGAATATCTGCAGAAGAAGTTATCTGGAAGGAAAGCACCAATAAAGAATATACTTCTGGACCAAAGTGTGATTGCCGGATTAGGGAATATTTATGTACTGGAAATACTTCATCGGGCCAAAATATCACCATTACGAAAAAGCAGCGATATAAAAAAGCGTGAGATAGCAGCAATAATACATGAAACGAAAGAAGTATTGAGGGAAGCGATCTCAAAGAATGGAACGACAATATCAGATTTTCGTAGAGTTGATGATAAAACGGGTGAATTCCAAAAATTCTTAAGGGTATATGGAAAGCATTATTGCAAATGTAAGAGTGAGATATTACGAGTGAAACAGGCTGGTCGGACATCCTATTATTGTCCTGTGTGTCAGAAATAA